Part of the Leptospiraceae bacterium genome, CTTTTAGAAAAGAATGGAATTAAACTCTATAGGAGGATTAAATAAAAATGATTTATAGTGCGCTGTATTTTTTAGAAAGCTCAATCATTTCAATGCGCAATTCTGAGTAACCTTTCAAGATTGAATTTAACAACTCAGTTGTTTCTTTCGAAAAACTTTCTGCCTTTGCACTGTCTTCTAATTCGATAGTTAGTTTTGTAAGCTCAAGCATATTATAACTTTTAAAAAGTCCTTTAAGCTTGTGACAAATTTCTTTTACCTTGGTATGATTTGTATCTCGGTAGTTTTTTTCTAGCTCCGCCAAATCCTTTGGCGTTTCATTTATAAAGACGTTCATAACACGAATTAAAAAACTCGTTTTATTATTCGAAAGCTGAATAAAATAAGACAAATCAATCATACTGTTTTTATAATATAAACTTAGCATTTATGCAAGCATTAAAAGATTTACCAACTTTTAAGTCTCTATAGCTTGGCGTAAGAGGATTCGAATTTGTTTAAAAAACCAGTTATTTCAATTAGTATATTACTTATAGCATTTACAATTCTATGCTCCGAGAATGAGAATAAAACTAAAACAATAGAAAGTAAAAAAGAAAAATTTTCTGTTTCAGAAGAAGTCGTTGCAGAGGTAAAATCAAAGTATTCACATATCAAAGTCGCTGACTACGGAACTCTCAGGCAATTGTATTTTATAAGAGACAATGGAGATGAAGCACTTGAGTCCACCATCGACACTAACTATCCGCAGAATCTTTTTCTGCTCTATACGCAAACTATGTTTTCCTCTTTCTTAATCAACAAAGAGCACAAGGACACTCTTCTCATCGGGCTTGGTGGTGGAGGAATGGTGCATTTTCTAAATTTTTATTTTCCTTATGTAAATATGGATGCAGTAGAAATAGATCCTGCCATTGTAGATGTCGCTAAAAAGTATTTTTATTTAAAACCAATTCCATCTACTAAAATTATAACAGACGATGCGGTTAATTTCATTAGTCTACCTGGAAAGAACTACGATGTGATTTACATGGATGCATTCTTAAAACCATCCTCCGAGACAGACTCAACCGGTGTTGCAAATAAATTCAAAGCCCCTACTTTTCTCCAGAGACTAAAGTCCAGACTCAAAAAAAATGGAATCGTAGTCTTTAATATAAACAACCACGAAAAAATGCAAGAAGACATCAAAACAATTCAAACAGAATTTCCACAAGTCTACTTCTTCCAAAAAAATCGAGCAGGAAATCTAATCGTTATCGGCTCGACTGATTCCACAAGAGTTCCAATAGATAAGTTGATTTCGATTGGTGCAGACTTAGACAAAAACCACAAAGTCAATTTTTCCTTTAAAGATATTGCAGGTTACTATTTAGAAAAGTTTTAGAATTGCTAAAAATCAAGTTTCTAAATTTGTAGAATGTATGATAGATTACGAAACAATTATTGGTCTTGAAGTTCACGCACAGTTAAACACAACCACAAAAGTATTTGCACCAAGCCCTACCGTATTTGGTAGCTCGCCAAACACACAGGTCTCTACTGTATGCTATGGTCTTCCGGGTGCACTACCTGTGCTAAACGAACAAGCACTCCAAAAAGCAATCCAAGCAGGACTTGCACTTGGCTGTAATATTTCGCTATTTACTAAGTTTGACAGAAAGAATTATTTCTATCCTGATT contains:
- a CDS encoding Hpt domain-containing protein, encoding MIDLSYFIQLSNNKTSFLIRVMNVFINETPKDLAELEKNYRDTNHTKVKEICHKLKGLFKSYNMLELTKLTIELEDSAKAESFSKETTELLNSILKGYSELRIEMIELSKKYSAL
- a CDS encoding fused MFS/spermidine synthase, whose product is MFKKPVISISILLIAFTILCSENENKTKTIESKKEKFSVSEEVVAEVKSKYSHIKVADYGTLRQLYFIRDNGDEALESTIDTNYPQNLFLLYTQTMFSSFLINKEHKDTLLIGLGGGGMVHFLNFYFPYVNMDAVEIDPAIVDVAKKYFYLKPIPSTKIITDDAVNFISLPGKNYDVIYMDAFLKPSSETDSTGVANKFKAPTFLQRLKSRLKKNGIVVFNINNHEKMQEDIKTIQTEFPQVYFFQKNRAGNLIVIGSTDSTRVPIDKLISIGADLDKNHKVNFSFKDIAGYYLEKF